In one window of Frigoriglobus tundricola DNA:
- a CDS encoding sigma 54-interacting transcriptional regulator, whose protein sequence is MTQPPSAFLVSRRDDGFGDVYPLHDGARYTLGRAPTNRVVLRDDLCSREHAEVFSAEGGWHVRDLGSLNGTHLNGEPLRTDRPLRPMDEVRVGRTRLVFVDEMGQLPAVPKAAPRPADKADGLEIRKRLGQTRYQQQTAGPEPESETIRENARVAPPQAVAVLYRLALDMAAAADITDLCTLAVDAVFRATPAEVGAILALKDVRELELKVHRTRGGGPATYHKVSQFVSSEVLSGKQAVLAENVATDRMLKDRDSIAELKVASLICAPVFAGEQVLGLLHLYRTSGHTPLNADDLEFTLAVARQLGTVWQKLSRQTTLSAENRSLRDQLRLDSEIVGNSTPLQKIESQIARVAETKATVLVRGESGSGKELVARAIHKNSPRRDGPFICLNCAALTETLLESEMFGHEKGSFTGATERMIGKFEASDNGTIFLDEIGEMALSTQAKFLRVLEGHPFERVGGNVAIKVDVRVVAATNRPLEEAVRAGTFRRDLFYRLQVVQLDVPPLRDRIDDVPVLADHFLKKFVRETGRKIRGFTDTALAKLGAYRWPGNIRELRNVVERAVALGSGPTIDAADIWLSELDVGAPVVGAATAPFRPESLEDVEKRHILETLKFTDWNKSRAAEILGIERSTLDRKIKAYNLLK, encoded by the coding sequence ATGACCCAACCTCCGAGTGCGTTCCTCGTCAGCCGACGCGACGACGGTTTCGGCGACGTCTATCCCCTGCACGACGGCGCGCGGTACACGCTCGGCCGCGCGCCGACCAACCGCGTGGTCCTGCGCGACGACCTGTGCAGCCGGGAACACGCCGAAGTGTTTTCCGCGGAGGGCGGGTGGCACGTCCGCGACCTGGGCAGCCTGAACGGCACCCACCTGAACGGCGAACCGCTCCGCACCGACCGCCCGCTGCGACCGATGGACGAGGTGCGCGTCGGCCGCACCCGGCTCGTGTTCGTGGACGAGATGGGCCAGTTGCCGGCCGTGCCGAAGGCCGCGCCGCGGCCCGCGGACAAGGCCGACGGGCTCGAGATCCGCAAGCGGCTCGGGCAGACCCGCTACCAGCAACAGACCGCCGGACCCGAGCCCGAGTCGGAGACGATCCGGGAGAACGCCCGCGTCGCGCCGCCGCAAGCGGTGGCGGTGCTGTACCGGCTGGCACTCGACATGGCCGCCGCGGCGGACATCACGGACCTGTGTACCCTGGCCGTGGACGCGGTGTTCCGCGCCACCCCGGCCGAGGTCGGGGCCATCCTCGCGCTGAAAGACGTGCGCGAACTGGAACTGAAGGTCCACCGCACCCGCGGCGGCGGGCCCGCGACCTACCACAAGGTGTCGCAGTTCGTGAGCAGCGAGGTGCTGTCCGGCAAACAGGCGGTACTGGCGGAGAACGTGGCGACCGATCGCATGCTCAAGGACCGCGACAGCATCGCGGAACTGAAGGTCGCGAGCCTGATCTGTGCGCCGGTCTTCGCGGGCGAGCAGGTGCTCGGCCTGCTCCACTTGTACCGCACGAGCGGGCACACGCCGCTCAACGCGGACGACCTGGAGTTCACGCTCGCCGTCGCGCGGCAGCTCGGCACGGTGTGGCAGAAGCTGTCGCGCCAAACGACGCTCTCGGCCGAGAACCGCAGCCTGCGGGACCAACTGCGCCTGGACAGCGAGATCGTCGGCAACAGCACGCCGCTCCAGAAGATCGAATCGCAGATCGCCCGCGTGGCGGAGACGAAGGCGACCGTCCTGGTGCGGGGGGAGAGCGGGTCGGGCAAGGAACTGGTCGCCCGCGCGATCCACAAGAACAGCCCGCGCCGCGACGGGCCGTTCATCTGTCTGAACTGCGCCGCACTCACCGAGACGCTGCTCGAGAGCGAGATGTTCGGCCACGAGAAGGGGTCGTTCACGGGCGCGACCGAGCGCATGATCGGCAAGTTCGAGGCGTCGGACAACGGCACCATCTTCCTCGACGAGATCGGGGAGATGGCGCTGAGCACCCAGGCGAAGTTCCTCCGCGTGCTGGAGGGGCACCCGTTCGAGCGCGTCGGCGGCAACGTGGCGATCAAGGTGGACGTGCGCGTGGTCGCGGCGACCAACCGCCCGCTGGAGGAGGCCGTGCGGGCCGGCACGTTCCGCCGCGACCTCTTCTACCGGCTCCAGGTGGTGCAACTGGACGTGCCGCCGCTCCGCGACCGGATCGACGACGTGCCGGTTCTGGCCGATCACTTCCTGAAGAAGTTCGTCCGTGAAACGGGGCGGAAGATCCGCGGGTTCACCGACACCGCGCTCGCCAAACTGGGTGCGTACCGCTGGCCGGGTAACATCCGGGAGCTGCGAAACGTGGTCGAACGGGCGGTGGCCCTGGGCAGCGGACCGACGATCGACGCGGCCGACATCTGGCTGTCCGAACTGGACGTGGGTGCGCCGGTGGTCGGGGCCGCGACCGCTCCGTTCCGGCCCGAGTCGCTCGAAGATGTGGAAAAGCGTCACATTCTCGAAACTCTCAAGTTTACCGACTGGAACAAGTCCCGAGCGGCGGAGATTCTGGGCATTGAGCGCTCCACCCTTGATCGCAAGATCAAAGCGTATAATTTGTTAAAGTAA
- a CDS encoding OprO/OprP family phosphate-selective porin, producing the protein MCTVLCRVVAVGAVLFVLTIERAAAQQPLAPLPPLAPQVSPQDDLKARVERLEQQNQALQDRLRSMSGASPAGIATGGGPGPDKLQDILKDPLASEEQAKREAERKEAEKRQQEIDGYVIGSQLGLTARWRPDSGVWLETPNQDFRMHFGFWMQWDTVSFTQSNSLKPTNQIGDLQDGTYFRRIRPFWEGTAYDTIEWNLILALEQVGAVGANSNALINLDEFWTGIYGVPLIGRVRVGHMKVPQGLEGNQMTSSRATTFQENAAYTDAFYRVFGTGVQIANTAFEKRMTWQAMGYRDDFARGNVGADFGDGQYAGTGRLTGLLIDNADGRELLHVGLSGTWRRAPRPEAAGVLGPNQVRLQARPELRDSFGGFGDNVNLPGNSVRMVDTGAINASSTTVLGSELAYIRGPFSTQAEWAMTYVNNAAVGTGPASSTRSFNGGYVAVSYFLTGETRNYDKEFGTFARNYVNPFTNFWWKKGTIGLGAWEVAVRYSYLNLNDGPVQGGILSGTTVGLNWYWNPNMKIQFEYLDDQRYHKGTANGGTAAGAVQGFGTRVQIQF; encoded by the coding sequence ATGTGTACAGTTCTGTGTCGCGTGGTGGCTGTAGGGGCCGTGCTTTTTGTGCTGACGATCGAGCGGGCGGCGGCGCAACAGCCGCTCGCCCCGCTCCCTCCGCTCGCCCCTCAGGTTTCCCCTCAGGACGACCTAAAGGCGCGCGTCGAGCGGTTGGAGCAGCAGAACCAGGCACTCCAGGACCGCCTACGGAGCATGAGCGGGGCCAGTCCGGCCGGGATCGCGACGGGCGGGGGGCCCGGACCGGACAAGCTCCAGGACATTCTCAAGGACCCCCTTGCATCGGAAGAACAGGCGAAGAGGGAGGCAGAGCGGAAAGAGGCGGAGAAGCGCCAGCAGGAGATTGATGGGTACGTCATCGGGTCTCAACTCGGGTTGACCGCCCGCTGGCGGCCGGACAGCGGCGTCTGGCTCGAGACCCCGAACCAGGACTTCCGCATGCACTTCGGGTTCTGGATGCAGTGGGACACCGTCTCCTTCACCCAGAGCAACTCCCTGAAGCCGACGAACCAGATCGGCGACCTGCAGGACGGCACCTATTTCCGCCGCATCCGCCCGTTCTGGGAAGGCACGGCGTACGACACGATCGAGTGGAACCTGATCCTGGCCCTGGAGCAGGTGGGCGCCGTCGGCGCCAACTCAAACGCGCTCATCAACCTGGACGAGTTCTGGACCGGTATCTACGGGGTCCCCCTCATCGGCCGGGTCCGGGTCGGGCACATGAAGGTGCCGCAGGGTCTGGAGGGGAACCAGATGACCAGTAGCCGGGCCACTACGTTTCAGGAAAACGCCGCCTACACCGACGCCTTCTACCGGGTGTTCGGTACCGGCGTGCAGATCGCCAACACGGCCTTCGAGAAGCGCATGACCTGGCAGGCGATGGGCTACCGGGACGACTTCGCCCGGGGCAACGTCGGGGCCGACTTCGGGGACGGCCAGTACGCCGGGACGGGGCGGTTGACGGGCCTCTTGATCGACAACGCGGACGGCCGCGAGTTGTTGCACGTCGGTTTGTCCGGGACGTGGCGGCGGGCCCCGCGCCCCGAAGCAGCCGGCGTCCTCGGCCCCAACCAGGTGCGGCTCCAGGCCCGCCCCGAACTGCGGGACTCGTTCGGCGGGTTCGGGGACAACGTGAACCTCCCCGGCAACTCCGTGCGGATGGTGGACACCGGCGCCATTAACGCCTCCTCCACCACCGTCCTCGGGAGCGAACTGGCCTACATCCGCGGGCCGTTCTCCACTCAAGCCGAGTGGGCCATGACCTACGTGAACAACGCCGCCGTCGGCACCGGCCCCGCCTCGTCCACCCGCTCGTTCAACGGCGGGTACGTTGCGGTCTCCTACTTCCTGACCGGCGAAACGCGGAACTACGACAAGGAGTTCGGCACCTTCGCCCGGAACTACGTCAACCCGTTCACCAACTTCTGGTGGAAGAAGGGGACGATCGGCCTGGGGGCGTGGGAAGTGGCCGTCCGCTACTCGTACCTGAACCTGAACGACGGCCCGGTCCAGGGCGGCATTCTGAGCGGGACGACCGTGGGGTTGAACTGGTACTGGAACCCGAACATGAAGATCCAGTTCGAGTACCTCGACGACCAGCGGTACCACAAGGGCACCGCGAACGGCGGGACCGCGGCCGGAGCGGTCCAGGGGTTCGGGACCCGGGTGCAGATCCAGTTCTGA
- the pstB gene encoding phosphate ABC transporter ATP-binding protein PstB: MTTSTNAPTGPGAPAPPVPPGPNGEAGSVLHIDLKAVYYGKFKAVRDSALDVKKGTITAFIGPSGCGKSTVLRSINRMNDLVRGFRFEGKIRFRGRDVYESAVDPVAVRRYIGMVFQQPNPFAMSIFNNVAFGLRLNGYKGNLNERVEQALRSAALWDEVKDKLRQSGLALSGGQQQRLCIARAVATEPEVLLMDEPCSALDPIATVKIEELMQDLKKKHTIVIVTHNLQQAKRVADTTSFFYVDTTQGGRTGYLVETGPTKELFSNPREPHTRDYVAGAFS, encoded by the coding sequence ATGACCACCTCGACGAACGCCCCCACCGGTCCGGGCGCGCCCGCCCCGCCGGTTCCGCCCGGCCCCAACGGGGAGGCCGGTTCGGTGCTGCACATCGATTTGAAGGCCGTTTATTACGGCAAGTTCAAAGCGGTCCGCGACTCGGCGCTGGACGTGAAGAAGGGGACCATCACCGCGTTCATCGGCCCCAGCGGGTGCGGCAAGAGCACGGTGCTGCGCAGCATCAACCGCATGAACGACCTGGTCCGCGGGTTCCGGTTCGAGGGCAAGATCCGCTTCCGCGGGCGCGACGTGTACGAGAGCGCCGTCGATCCGGTGGCGGTGCGCCGGTACATCGGCATGGTGTTCCAGCAGCCCAACCCGTTCGCCATGTCGATCTTCAACAACGTCGCGTTCGGGCTCCGGCTGAACGGTTACAAGGGGAACCTGAACGAGCGGGTGGAGCAGGCGCTCCGGAGCGCGGCGCTCTGGGACGAGGTCAAGGACAAGTTGCGCCAGAGCGGCCTCGCCCTGTCCGGCGGGCAGCAGCAGCGGCTGTGCATCGCGCGGGCGGTGGCAACGGAGCCGGAGGTGCTGCTCATGGACGAGCCGTGTTCGGCCCTCGACCCGATCGCAACGGTGAAGATCGAAGAGCTGATGCAGGACCTCAAGAAAAAGCACACGATCGTAATCGTCACCCACAACTTGCAGCAGGCCAAGCGGGTGGCGGACACGACCTCGTTCTTCTACGTGGACACGACCCAGGGCGGCCGCACGGGGTATCTGGTCGAGACCGGGCCGACGAAGGAGCTGTTCTCGAATCCCCGCGAGCCGCACACGCGGGACTACGTCGCCGGCGCGTTCAGTTGA
- the pstA gene encoding phosphate ABC transporter permease PstA → MAATPPPGPAAEVPHDTAALEHSLRKPRTLFSAGLTVLVFVLAFTAAVPLFSVLYELIVMGGGKLVREGARFFIELPPAAGMDGGGIGNALLGTLIIVSMAAALSVPIGICAAVYLAEFAPASRFSTSVRFCAKVLTGFPSVLAGLVAYAAIVLVTGQFSAIAAAIAIAILMLPTVLLTAEDAIKMVPKRMREAAVGMGCTPTQVTLKVVLPTAMPGILTGVMLAVARAAGETAPLLFTALFSDYWPTRNPMEPMASMAVLIYNFAGSPFPNQIEIAWAASLVLVFIVLMANIAAQIYSSRGTVR, encoded by the coding sequence GTGGCTGCCACACCCCCGCCCGGCCCCGCGGCCGAGGTCCCCCACGACACGGCGGCCCTCGAGCACTCGCTCCGCAAACCGCGCACGTTGTTCAGTGCCGGGCTGACCGTGCTCGTGTTCGTCCTGGCCTTTACGGCCGCCGTTCCGCTGTTCTCCGTCCTCTACGAGCTGATCGTGATGGGCGGGGGGAAACTGGTCCGCGAAGGGGCGCGGTTCTTCATCGAGCTGCCGCCGGCGGCCGGCATGGACGGGGGCGGCATCGGCAACGCGCTGCTGGGGACGCTCATCATCGTCAGCATGGCCGCGGCGCTCAGCGTGCCGATCGGCATCTGCGCCGCCGTCTACCTCGCCGAGTTCGCACCGGCGAGCCGCTTCTCAACGTCCGTCCGGTTTTGTGCCAAGGTGCTGACCGGGTTCCCCTCGGTCCTGGCGGGCCTCGTCGCCTACGCCGCCATCGTCCTCGTTACGGGCCAGTTCTCCGCGATCGCGGCCGCCATCGCCATCGCCATCCTCATGCTCCCGACCGTCCTGCTGACCGCGGAGGACGCCATCAAGATGGTCCCCAAGCGGATGCGCGAGGCGGCCGTCGGCATGGGGTGCACGCCGACTCAGGTGACGCTCAAGGTCGTCCTGCCGACCGCGATGCCCGGCATCCTGACCGGCGTCATGCTCGCCGTCGCGCGTGCGGCCGGTGAGACGGCCCCGCTGCTGTTCACCGCCCTGTTCAGTGACTACTGGCCGACCCGCAACCCGATGGAGCCGATGGCGTCGATGGCCGTGCTGATTTACAACTTCGCCGGCTCGCCGTTCCCGAACCAGATCGAGATCGCTTGGGCGGCCTCGCTGGTTCTCGTCTTCATTGTCCTGATGGCGAACATTGCGGCCCAAATTTACTCGTCCCGCGGGACGGTCCGATGA
- the pstC gene encoding phosphate ABC transporter permease subunit PstC, whose amino-acid sequence MFLETSSGISRPPTRREILIDRTFRGLTFTFALGTILLVGFIVYNISSTAAPSIAEYGFKPLTENTWAAGSNKYGMLPAIWGTIYSSVIGVALGTLFGVSVAIFLTEDFLAPRYTVVLKNVIELLAAIPSVVYGLWGIFVVIPAIRAVVPSFGGPSLLPAAIVLAIMVLPTITSISRDALGSVPPKLREAAYGLGATRWETIFGVLLPTASRGICGSILLAFGRALGETMALAMLVGNSNNLTWSLFSPANTLAALLANQFPEAGRPEVSALMYAALVLLAITLLVNVLGTLVLARTSKMEGTH is encoded by the coding sequence ATGTTCCTCGAAACCTCGTCCGGCATCTCGCGCCCGCCGACCCGGCGCGAGATCCTCATCGATCGCACGTTCCGCGGTCTGACGTTCACGTTCGCGCTGGGGACGATCCTGCTCGTCGGGTTCATCGTTTACAACATCTCGTCCACCGCCGCGCCGTCCATCGCCGAATACGGCTTCAAGCCGCTCACGGAGAACACCTGGGCGGCGGGCAGCAACAAGTACGGTATGCTGCCCGCCATTTGGGGGACGATCTACAGTTCCGTCATCGGCGTCGCGCTGGGCACCCTCTTCGGCGTCTCGGTCGCGATCTTCCTGACCGAAGACTTCCTGGCCCCCCGCTACACGGTGGTCCTGAAAAACGTCATCGAGTTGCTGGCGGCGATCCCCAGTGTGGTGTACGGGCTGTGGGGGATCTTCGTGGTGATCCCGGCCATCCGCGCCGTGGTGCCCTCGTTCGGTGGTCCCAGCCTGCTTCCCGCCGCGATCGTGTTGGCTATCATGGTACTGCCCACGATCACCTCGATTTCGCGCGACGCCCTGGGCTCGGTGCCGCCCAAACTGCGCGAGGCGGCCTACGGGTTGGGCGCGACGCGCTGGGAGACGATCTTCGGGGTCCTGTTACCGACCGCGTCGCGCGGCATCTGCGGCTCGATCCTCCTGGCCTTCGGGCGGGCGCTCGGGGAGACGATGGCACTGGCGATGCTCGTGGGCAACTCGAACAACCTGACCTGGTCCCTGTTCTCCCCGGCGAACACGCTGGCGGCCCTGCTGGCCAACCAGTTTCCCGAAGCCGGGCGGCCCGAGGTCAGCGCCCTGATGTACGCCGCCCTCGTGCTCCTCGCAATCACCCTGCTCGTAAACGTGCTGGGCACCTTGGTCCTCGCGCGGACCAGCAAAATGGAAGGGACGCACTGA
- the pstS gene encoding phosphate ABC transporter substrate-binding protein PstS produces MACSPNPEEVTLQGSGATFPAPLYKRWFLEIYRSSGDLTRINYQAIGSGAGTRQFREGLTDFGASDDVKKDDLTQIAEARKSEAMALPMTAGTIVLAHNVPPLAQAGKVLLLTRANLIDILLGEITKWNDVRLTTLNASLRGYEKDIMWVRRSDGSGTTAAFTKHLAAIDPKRWTKELTGKAPDWPVPGIGAKGNDGVSAIIGQTPGTIGYVEFGYAGLSKLAFAAIQNKHGEFVRPKRVVDPNDPAHTSDEGPHEGPTPDQIALGSAKLPPDFLISVADPATKNAYPIATYTWMLVVKDQRSAKAARALGDMLVWGLTQGQQIADRLDYVPLPEAITRDVLAAVRRAFPGAGSAT; encoded by the coding sequence TTGGCCTGCTCGCCGAACCCCGAAGAGGTCACGCTCCAGGGCTCGGGGGCGACGTTCCCCGCGCCGCTCTACAAGCGCTGGTTCCTCGAAATTTATCGCAGCAGCGGGGACCTGACGCGGATCAACTACCAGGCCATCGGCTCCGGGGCGGGGACGCGGCAGTTCCGCGAGGGGCTCACCGATTTTGGCGCGAGCGACGACGTCAAGAAAGACGACCTCACCCAGATCGCCGAGGCCCGCAAGTCCGAAGCGATGGCCCTGCCGATGACGGCCGGCACGATCGTACTGGCGCACAACGTTCCGCCCCTCGCCCAGGCGGGCAAAGTGCTGCTGTTGACGCGCGCCAACCTGATCGACATTCTCCTCGGCGAAATCACCAAGTGGAACGACGTGCGCCTGACGACGCTGAACGCGTCCCTGAGGGGCTACGAAAAGGACATCATGTGGGTGCGCCGCAGTGACGGGAGCGGGACCACAGCGGCGTTCACGAAGCACCTCGCGGCGATCGACCCGAAGCGGTGGACGAAGGAGCTGACCGGCAAGGCGCCCGACTGGCCCGTACCCGGCATCGGGGCCAAAGGGAACGACGGCGTCTCGGCCATTATCGGCCAGACGCCGGGGACCATCGGCTACGTCGAGTTCGGTTACGCCGGGTTGAGCAAGTTGGCGTTCGCGGCGATCCAGAACAAGCACGGGGAGTTCGTGCGGCCCAAGCGGGTGGTCGATCCGAACGACCCGGCCCACACGTCGGACGAGGGGCCGCACGAGGGGCCGACCCCCGATCAGATCGCCCTGGGGAGCGCCAAGCTGCCGCCGGACTTTCTCATCTCCGTGGCCGACCCGGCGACGAAAAACGCCTACCCGATCGCCACCTACACCTGGATGCTGGTCGTCAAGGACCAGCGCAGCGCGAAGGCGGCGCGGGCGCTGGGCGACATGCTCGTCTGGGGGCTGACGCAGGGGCAGCAGATCGCCGACCGGCTCGACTACGTCCCGTTGCCCGAGGCGATCACCCGAGACGTCCTCGCCGCGGTCCGCCGGGCGTTCCCCGGTGCCGGCAGCGCGACCTGA
- the eno gene encoding phosphopyruvate hydratase: protein MSTIRALKAREILDSRGNPTVEVEVTLSCGTVGRAAVPSGASTGAHEAVELRDGDKKRYGGKGTLSAVRNVLDAIAPAVTGLSAFDQIGLDRTMLQLDGTPNKARLGANAILGVSMAAAHAAANALGQPLYRYIGGTSACVLPVPLMNILNGGKHADSTVDFQEFMIVPVGASSFREGLRMGAEVFHSLKKVLHDKNLNTAVGDEGGFAPNIPSADDALATISSAIEKAGYKVGDQIAFALDAACTELFEEAKHQHKKEGYCFFKSDPKKVISSDEMIDLWAGLSAKYPIISIEDGLSEDDWAGWQKLTTKLGSKVQLVGDDLFVTNTERLKRGIKEGCGNSILVKVNQIGTLTETLDAVETAKRNKFTAIMSHRSGETEDVTIADLAVATNCGQIKTGSASRTDRIAKYNQLLRIEEQLGSAAVYGWELRK from the coding sequence ATGAGTACCATCCGCGCGTTGAAGGCCCGCGAGATCCTGGACAGCCGCGGCAACCCCACGGTCGAGGTCGAGGTGACCCTCTCCTGTGGAACGGTCGGTCGGGCCGCGGTGCCGAGCGGCGCCAGCACCGGCGCGCACGAGGCGGTCGAGCTGCGCGACGGCGACAAGAAGCGGTACGGCGGCAAGGGCACGCTGTCCGCGGTGCGAAACGTGCTCGACGCCATCGCCCCGGCCGTGACCGGGCTGAGCGCGTTCGACCAGATCGGGCTCGACCGCACGATGCTCCAGCTCGACGGCACCCCGAACAAGGCCCGCCTCGGCGCCAACGCGATCCTCGGCGTGTCGATGGCCGCGGCCCACGCCGCCGCGAACGCGCTCGGTCAGCCGCTGTACCGCTACATCGGCGGCACGAGCGCGTGCGTGCTGCCGGTGCCGCTGATGAACATCCTCAACGGCGGCAAGCACGCGGACAGCACCGTGGACTTCCAGGAGTTCATGATCGTGCCCGTGGGGGCGTCCAGCTTCCGCGAGGGGCTGCGCATGGGCGCCGAGGTGTTCCACAGCCTGAAGAAGGTGCTGCACGACAAGAACCTCAACACCGCGGTCGGCGACGAGGGCGGGTTCGCCCCGAACATTCCCTCGGCGGACGACGCGCTCGCGACCATCTCGTCCGCGATCGAGAAGGCCGGGTACAAGGTCGGCGACCAGATCGCGTTCGCCCTCGACGCGGCCTGCACCGAACTCTTCGAAGAGGCCAAGCACCAGCACAAGAAGGAGGGCTACTGCTTCTTCAAGAGCGACCCCAAAAAGGTGATCTCCAGCGACGAGATGATCGACCTGTGGGCCGGGCTGAGCGCGAAGTACCCGATCATCTCCATCGAGGACGGGCTGTCCGAGGACGACTGGGCGGGGTGGCAGAAGCTCACCACGAAGCTCGGCAGCAAGGTGCAGCTCGTCGGCGACGACCTGTTCGTGACCAACACGGAGCGGCTCAAGCGCGGCATCAAGGAGGGGTGCGGGAACAGCATCCTGGTCAAGGTGAACCAGATCGGCACCCTGACCGAAACGCTCGACGCGGTGGAGACCGCCAAGCGGAACAAGTTCACCGCGATCATGAGCCACCGGAGCGGCGAAACGGAGGACGTGACCATCGCCGACCTCGCGGTCGCGACCAACTGCGGCCAGATCAAGACCGGCTCGGCCAGCCGCACCGACCGCATCGCGAAGTACAACCAGCTCCTGCGAATCGAGGAACAGCTCGGCTCGGCCGCCGTCTATGGGTGGGAGCTACGAAAATGA
- a CDS encoding Cif family virulence factor, whose amino-acid sequence MPTFLIDPPQIVYILLGGLLVITGGLAVQKQDRRALIPFVVAFLLILLVFLVDRIGESPREEAARRAYLMALAADAKDPDAFAAHVADTLVIQTGPAQTKTVTRDELKKSKFWEMLRQHNIHVAVWDFSREHVTDFGNGTVEIGFLAKGELPDHNQQMIYVRTTFTRQSDGALKMTAFRSFHPTNHTEVFPIPNFP is encoded by the coding sequence ATGCCCACCTTCCTGATCGACCCGCCGCAGATCGTTTACATCCTTCTCGGCGGGTTGCTCGTCATCACGGGCGGTCTCGCGGTCCAGAAGCAGGACCGCCGCGCGCTGATCCCCTTCGTCGTCGCGTTCCTGCTGATTCTGCTCGTGTTCCTCGTCGATAGGATCGGCGAAAGTCCCCGCGAGGAAGCGGCGCGGCGGGCGTACCTGATGGCCCTCGCGGCCGACGCGAAGGACCCGGACGCCTTCGCCGCACACGTCGCCGACACCCTCGTCATTCAGACCGGGCCGGCACAGACGAAGACCGTCACGCGGGACGAACTGAAGAAGTCAAAGTTCTGGGAGATGCTGCGACAGCACAACATCCACGTCGCGGTGTGGGACTTCTCCCGCGAGCACGTCACGGACTTCGGCAACGGCACGGTCGAAATCGGGTTCCTGGCGAAGGGCGAACTACCCGACCACAACCAGCAGATGATCTACGTTCGCACCACGTTCACCCGGCAGAGCGACGGCGCGCTCAAGATGACCGCGTTCCGCAGCTTCCACCCGACCAACCACACCGAAGTGTTCCCCATCCCGAACTTCCCGTAA
- a CDS encoding formylmethanofuran dehydrogenase subunit C: MLKLTLRVPSAIPLELDGITPDRLAGLSPSEVAKLTVAHGNRSEPLGEFFDVVTDPRGFWADVHIAGDTQNVKCVGAGMTGGKMYVEGSVGMHAGAGMRGGDLILDSGAGGWLGAEMTGGSIEVRGHAGDQVGAAYRGSRRGMAGGTIVVRGTAGDELGLLMRRGLIVVERACGEFAAASMIAGTVVLLGAVGARCGAGMKRGTVLSAQEPGLPASFRYSCRYTPPFVPLLLGELARMGLRVPSVFGGELRCFRGDVLTGGRGEVLIGC, from the coding sequence ATGTTAAAGCTCACCCTGCGCGTTCCTTCTGCCATCCCACTCGAACTCGACGGCATCACACCGGACCGGCTCGCGGGCCTGTCGCCTTCTGAAGTCGCCAAGCTCACGGTCGCGCACGGCAACCGCTCGGAACCGCTCGGTGAGTTCTTTGATGTGGTAACGGACCCGCGCGGATTCTGGGCCGACGTCCACATCGCCGGGGACACACAGAACGTAAAATGTGTTGGCGCGGGAATGACCGGCGGCAAGATGTATGTGGAGGGGTCGGTCGGGATGCACGCGGGGGCGGGAATGCGCGGCGGGGATCTCATCCTCGACTCCGGTGCGGGCGGCTGGCTCGGGGCGGAAATGACCGGCGGGTCGATTGAGGTGCGCGGGCACGCGGGCGACCAGGTGGGAGCCGCGTACCGCGGCTCGCGCCGCGGGATGGCGGGCGGGACGATCGTGGTCCGGGGCACGGCCGGCGACGAACTCGGGCTCCTGATGCGGCGCGGGCTGATCGTGGTCGAACGGGCGTGCGGCGAATTCGCAGCGGCGTCGATGATCGCCGGCACGGTCGTTCTGCTGGGTGCGGTGGGCGCGCGGTGCGGCGCGGGAATGAAACGCGGCACCGTACTTTCCGCTCAGGAGCCCGGCCTGCCCGCCTCGTTCCGCTACTCCTGCCGGTACACGCCTCCGTTCGTTCCGCTCCTCCTCGGAGAACTCGCCCGAATGGGGCTCCGTGTGCCCAGCGTGTTCGGCGGGGAGCTAAGATGTTTCCGCGGCGATGTCCTCACGGGCGGAAGGGGCGAAGTCCTGATCGGGTGCTGA